One region of Hydrogenobaculum sp. Y04AAS1 genomic DNA includes:
- a CDS encoding NADH-quinone oxidoreductase subunit D, giving the protein MPWASSQTLDRIKHTFRKISIDTQPNFVCINVEDNQEITSILKHLKDIEDFRYFIDFHVIDFPKEKDRFLGQYILVNPYTFERLAIKVWFKSNKLPTAKEIFAGAKWAEREAYDMFGVEFEGHEDIKRMFMWEDYKYFPLRKDFPLGGIAEQKLPSLIEVLEGNIFPPSHDYEIMHTYVPTMKDIEKTEKSRITKKGQLVLNWGPLHPGTHGTMWFLFDLEGEHIIQTDVILGQLHRGMEKIAENLHYFQFLPYTDRMDYLSAVCNELSYVQAVEKLANIEVPLKAKYIRTMFAELQRINSHLLWLGTGALDLGALTVFLYAFREREKIMDIIEGNAGFRLTSAFLRIGGVHYDLAKGTLEVAKYFAKDFYSKLKEYHGLLTRNRIWLKRTKDVGVITQEDVYQYGLTGPVARGSGVAYDMRKIDPYAAYDLVDFDIPVGDIGDVYDRYLVRMEEMYQSARIVEQCIEALEKMPENEPYVNKKHPAVIPPKEDVFDDLEDMVKSFRIVVHGENIPKGEVYSSGENPRGELGFYIYSIGKSSPYRLRIRSCSFYNLSVFPKVIYKHTISDAVALLGSIDPVVGETDR; this is encoded by the coding sequence ATGCCTTGGGCCTCTTCACAGACCTTAGATAGAATAAAGCACACTTTTAGAAAGATAAGCATAGATACTCAACCAAACTTTGTTTGCATAAATGTAGAAGATAATCAAGAAATTACAAGCATACTAAAACACTTAAAGGATATTGAGGATTTCAGATACTTTATAGATTTTCACGTAATAGATTTCCCTAAAGAAAAAGATAGGTTTTTAGGGCAATATATACTTGTAAATCCTTATACTTTTGAAAGGCTAGCTATAAAAGTATGGTTCAAATCAAATAAACTTCCAACTGCAAAAGAAATATTCGCCGGTGCCAAATGGGCCGAAAGAGAAGCTTACGACATGTTTGGCGTAGAATTTGAAGGTCACGAAGATATTAAAAGGATGTTTATGTGGGAAGACTACAAATACTTCCCACTGAGAAAAGATTTCCCACTTGGTGGTATAGCAGAACAGAAATTGCCTTCCTTAATTGAAGTTTTAGAAGGTAATATATTTCCGCCTTCTCATGACTATGAGATAATGCACACTTATGTACCTACCATGAAAGATATAGAAAAAACAGAGAAATCAAGAATTACTAAAAAGGGTCAACTGGTGTTAAATTGGGGGCCATTGCACCCAGGTACGCACGGTACCATGTGGTTTTTGTTTGATCTTGAGGGTGAGCATATTATACAAACTGATGTTATATTGGGTCAACTTCATAGAGGAATGGAAAAGATAGCAGAAAATCTTCACTACTTTCAATTTTTACCTTATACAGACAGAATGGATTATCTATCTGCAGTTTGCAACGAGCTTTCTTACGTACAAGCTGTAGAAAAACTTGCCAACATAGAGGTTCCTTTAAAAGCCAAATATATAAGAACAATGTTTGCAGAGCTTCAGCGTATAAACTCACACCTTCTATGGCTTGGTACAGGAGCACTTGATCTTGGTGCTTTGACTGTATTCTTATACGCTTTTAGAGAAAGAGAAAAAATAATGGATATAATAGAAGGTAACGCAGGTTTTAGATTAACATCGGCATTTTTGAGGATAGGAGGGGTACATTACGATTTGGCAAAAGGTACACTGGAAGTAGCAAAGTATTTTGCGAAAGACTTTTATTCAAAGTTAAAAGAGTATCATGGGCTTTTAACAAGAAATAGAATATGGTTAAAGCGTACCAAAGACGTGGGAGTTATAACTCAAGAAGATGTTTATCAGTATGGTCTTACTGGCCCTGTGGCTAGAGGATCTGGAGTAGCTTATGATATGAGAAAGATAGATCCATATGCCGCTTACGACTTGGTGGATTTTGATATACCAGTTGGTGATATTGGAGATGTTTACGATAGATATTTAGTAAGAATGGAAGAGATGTATCAAAGCGCTCGCATAGTAGAACAATGTATAGAAGCCTTAGAAAAGATGCCAGAAAACGAACCATATGTAAATAAAAAGCACCCAGCAGTGATACCTCCAAAAGAAGATGTATTCGACGATTTGGAGGACATGGTGAAATCTTTTAGGATTGTGGTACACGGCGAAAATATACCAAAAGGAGAAGTTTATTCATCCGGGGAAAATCCCAGAGGTGAACTTGGATTTTATATATATTCAATAGGTAAATCATCCCCTTATAGACTTAGAATAAGGTCTTGCTCTTTTTACAACTTGTCAGTATTTCCAAAAGTTATATATAAACACACAATTTCTGATGCCGTAGCTCTTCTTGGTAGTATAGATCCTGTAGTAGGAGAGACTGACAGATGA
- the nuoH gene encoding NADH-quinone oxidoreductase subunit NuoH: MNDIIFTAIVTAIKILVVLAVTLGLGAYLTWYERKFAGHLQARRGPTVVGPFGLLQPLADGLKLMTKAPIIPRGVDIKLYYMAIMMALVPAIMLFAVVPFGPSFKILGHEVKPIVANLNIAILYVFAMGSMAAYGTLFAGWASNSKYAFIGSLRKAALIVSYEVVLGFAALSVILLAGSMNVFDIVNAQIKSGVWYIVYQPVSFILFLFCLLAESGRVPFDIQEAEAELVTGYNVEYGGMKFGIFPLAEWYLNVLALCAIMAVLYFGGWAGPHIFGPFSGFIWFLAKTFGLLFFVLWVHWTLPRYQAKDVVEFAWKYLLPISIINLIGTAFFIYFKG; this comes from the coding sequence ATGAATGATATTATTTTTACAGCAATAGTGACAGCTATAAAGATTTTAGTGGTATTGGCTGTTACGTTGGGACTTGGGGCTTATCTTACGTGGTATGAAAGAAAATTTGCAGGTCACTTGCAAGCAAGAAGAGGTCCTACCGTTGTGGGGCCTTTTGGTCTTTTGCAGCCTTTAGCAGATGGTCTTAAGCTTATGACAAAAGCTCCAATAATCCCAAGAGGAGTAGACATAAAACTATACTATATGGCTATCATGATGGCTTTGGTGCCAGCTATTATGCTCTTTGCAGTGGTACCTTTTGGTCCTTCTTTTAAAATCCTGGGACACGAAGTAAAACCGATAGTGGCAAATTTAAACATAGCAATTCTATATGTATTTGCTATGGGTTCTATGGCTGCTTACGGTACGCTCTTTGCGGGATGGGCTTCCAACAGCAAATACGCTTTCATAGGCTCTTTAAGAAAAGCTGCTCTAATAGTAAGCTATGAAGTGGTGCTTGGTTTTGCAGCTTTAAGCGTAATACTTCTTGCTGGTAGCATGAACGTGTTTGATATAGTAAACGCTCAGATAAAAAGCGGTGTATGGTATATAGTATATCAGCCTGTAAGTTTTATATTGTTTTTGTTTTGTCTTTTGGCGGAATCTGGTAGGGTGCCTTTTGATATCCAAGAAGCCGAGGCTGAACTTGTGACAGGTTACAACGTAGAGTATGGTGGGATGAAGTTTGGTATATTTCCTTTAGCAGAGTGGTATCTTAATGTATTGGCCCTTTGTGCTATAATGGCGGTGCTTTATTTTGGAGGCTGGGCTGGGCCACACATATTTGGTCCTTTCTCTGGCTTTATTTGGTTTTTAGCAAAAACCTTTGGCTTGTTGTTTTTCGTATTATGGGTGCATTGGACATTACCTAGATATCAAGCAAAAGATGTGGTGGAATTTGCCTGGAAGTACCTTCTACCAATTTCTATAATAAACCTTATAGGAACTGCATTTTTTATTTACTTCAAAGGATGA
- a CDS encoding NADH-quinone oxidoreductase subunit I, producing MIKIKRLRRDDSLGPLESVLFLDFIKGLTITMKNLLRKPITTQYPKEKITPPKRFRGKHGHFVYDGQEPPSLKAIEGFMSFEKGKSRCVACYMCQTACPMPTLFRIEAVQMPDGTKKVVRFDMNLLNCLFCGLCVDACPVECLTMSDIHEMAVYRRSQAVIHMDDMEKIGATNATVVRNLPDRIWRDDKERETLWGKVKWNF from the coding sequence ATGATAAAGATTAAGAGACTAAGAAGGGATGACAGTTTAGGACCTTTAGAAAGTGTTTTGTTTTTAGATTTTATAAAAGGTTTAACTATAACTATGAAAAATCTTTTAAGAAAACCTATTACTACCCAATATCCAAAAGAGAAGATAACTCCGCCAAAAAGGTTTAGAGGTAAGCATGGACATTTTGTTTACGATGGACAAGAACCACCTTCTTTAAAAGCTATAGAAGGATTTATGTCTTTTGAGAAGGGCAAATCAAGATGTGTAGCCTGCTATATGTGTCAGACCGCATGCCCTATGCCTACTCTTTTTAGGATAGAGGCAGTGCAAATGCCAGATGGCACAAAGAAAGTGGTAAGATTTGATATGAACCTCTTAAACTGCCTATTTTGCGGATTATGCGTGGATGCTTGCCCGGTAGAATGCCTCACGATGTCAGATATCCATGAAATGGCTGTTTATAGAAGATCCCAAGCTGTCATTCATATGGATGATATGGAAAAAATAGGGGCTACAAATGCAACCGTAGTTAGAAACTTGCCGGATAGAATATGGCGA